Part of the Prunus dulcis chromosome 8, ALMONDv2, whole genome shotgun sequence genome is shown below.
AGGGAAATTGTACTATTTTCAAAACCCTCGTCAAGCATGGTCTAGAAACTTGATTTAGTTAGGCTAGACAGCTTATGAGCCGATGATTTGGATGTAAAGTGCTAGATTGGTAGAAGAATCCCAAATTCAATATGCTACATGACTGCCCGCTTCAGTGTTGAAGAATCCCAGTTCAGATTCTACTCTTGTGCTATTTCCTTCAACCCTAAGCCTGGCCTCTCCAGAGGGAACACTCTAAGCTGAAATTGAGCGGCAAAAAAACTATATTGACATACAAGTCTGCAAAAATGGATTACCtgtgcattttttttaaattttaatgctTTAGGAACCCACAAACATCACTGTAATGAATAAACTACTCATGCAACTATCTACATGGATCAGTTCCAGTAGACAAAATTCACCAATATTATACACAAAAAGACactatatatttatttcacCAATCCAGAGGAAGATTACTTAGACTATTTAGCATTGAATACTTCTCTTCTTTGTGATATTTAAACAagcagctagagcacgaaattAAAAGGCAgcggttttggttttgggattTCTCAGTATGACACACAGAAATTGAGGAGGGAGGAAGGAAATCGACCTGACATGGAGGCTGTTAGAGGTTGAGAACGAAGAGATAGATGGCTCAGACTCTTCCCGATCAGTTTTCAGAACCATCAGTTTAAAGAGGAAGAAGGTTCCGCACCTTGCTCTCCAATTGGATAAATTTTAGTCTAAAATCTTGAGAATATAAAAGGGAttgagagggaaagagagagaatggtgCAGGCATGAAGTCTGAGAACGAAGAGGAAAAGGGATTCTAGATGAGAGGGAGCAAGTGAGGGTCAGAGATTGGGAGGGGACGAGAGACAGAGGACGATAGAGGATTTGAGGGTAAGAGAGAGTGCCAAATTAGAAAAGTAGTGAATAAAAAGAGCGGGACCcgaaattaaaaaagagtttgagagagagacttaagggggtgtattcaattcaaacttttaatgACTTTCATAGAATTTAAAAGTCTGgaggtattcaatttagacttttaaagagtatataaaagtctagtggtattcaattgtgactttttaaaagtatttaaaagtttgatgatattcagttatgacttttaaaaagtatttaaaagtttggtggtaTCCAAAAAGTTAATAACTTTTAAAAAGCTTACTAAGTGAATGACTTTTCTATACTTTTAAGGCTAATTGTTAAGAGCAAAAGTCTTACCAATTTACTAGTGACTTTTATCAATTTTATGAAAGTATTTAAGAATTTGTCATCTCTATGAAAGTCACTCACTTAAAAAAAGTCTTTATAAGTATGAATTGGATACACCCCCCTTAAATTTTAAGTTGAAAAGTGAGCCCGCACAAAAATTCGGATAGTTTTTCCACCGACATTTTACTGTAGTATATTGATATAGTTTTGACAATATGCGATGCGTGTTGTTGAACTTCAGATACAACAACACGCAAGGATGCGTTGTAAAATATCTCTGAAATTCCATTTTGACAACACGCACTAAATGTAAGTTGTTGAGAGCGGTATAACACGACACACACGAGACTGAAATTTTAAGCTGAAAAGTGAGCCCGCAAAAAAATTCGAATAGTTTTTTCAACAACATTTTACTGTAGTAAATTGATATAGTTTTTAACAACACGCAAAGGATGCGTTGTTAAAATGTCCCCAAAATTCCAATTTGACAACGCACACTAAATGTAAATTGTTGAAAGCAGTATAATACGACACGCACTAAATTCAAGTTGTTGAAAACAGTATAATACTACACGCACAACCTATACGTTGTGGAAAGTCTAATTCCACAACGCGTAATTTACGTACGTTGTCAATAACGTGTTATTGTATGGTATTTTCCTTCCAGTGTGTGTTTGACTAATTTAGATGTGTTTGGAAAAATGTAGCCAAAAGTGATGTAATGGATGATGGTTGAATGTGGCGTGGAAAACCCTTGCATGAGATAAGAACAAGCCACCCACTTACGTACGTAGTCAACAACAATACCATCGATTGTTCTGGTCTAGAGCAAAGCTTTTTCCTATAAAATAAGTGCTTAGTCTATTTTGAAATGTTATAACAATAAGGTGTACTCATTTACAGATGTGCGACCATAGTATAgatttaataaagttgcagGCCATCACATTTCTCCATCTACGTCTCTCAACACAGGCTTCAAAGACTAATCCAAAGCagcaaaaacagagaaaaacaaagataGCAAATGGGTAAGGGAGGAAAGCCTGATGGAGGTGATGGCTTTGGAGATGCAAGCAGGGATGGTGTTGAACAAGAGAACATGGCTGCTTGGCTTCTTGGTGTTAACACCCTCAAAATCCAACCTTTCAAGCTCCCTAATCTCGGTAccaatttgttctttttctggatcactgttttttttttttttaaaactcaacttctttcacttttcaggtcaaattattatttgtgTTGTGATCCTTTTTGCCTAATTGACTTCCTGTGCTCCTTGTTCCCTTGGGATTTCTTTAGGACCCTGTGATGTTTTAGTTCGACTCAAGGCTGTTGGCATATGCGGCAGTGATGTTCACCACTTCAAGGTCCCCCCCCCTCTTTCCCTTCTTGGCTGCAAGGGTCTGGGCACACTGTCTTGATCAACTGACATAACCGAACCCATGTCTCCATTATAACTAATTAAATTGGTAAATATGTACTGTTTTGATTGTTGTTTGTTACTATTTTCAGAACATGAGATGTGCAGATTTTGTGGTGAAAGAGCCAATGGTAATTGGGCATGAGTGTGCTGGGATCGTAGAGGAAGTTGGGAGTGAGGTGAAGCATCTGGTGCCTGGTGACCGTGTGGCAGTAGAGCCCGGCATCAATTGCAAGCGATGTGAGCTATGCAAACGAGGTCGATATAATCTATGCTCCGAGATGAAGTTTTTCGGGTCCCCTCCAACTCATGGTTGCCTGGCAAATCAGGTATACACGTATTTGCAGCATATTAAATGCCAGTTGTAACTAGCACAAGATGACACGTGGAGTGTTGTAATCTTGTCACAAGTGGAACTTTGAAGGGCCGGCCCGAATATTATTGACTTGGAACTTTTCCCCCGGTTTCTATTGAATTTAACAATCAGTATTGGATAAGGCTGACCAGAGCATGACTGGAATTTTTTAGTGGGCAATTCAAATTTGAGGTAGGTGTTTGAGATACATGATgatttcttatattttattttgcaggTTGTCCATCCTGGAGACCTTTGTTTTAAACTGCCAGACAATGTGAGCTTGGAGGAAGGGGCAATGTGTGAGCCCTTAAGTGTTGGTGTTCATGCTTGTCGTCGGGCTAATGTCTGTCCAGAAACAAATGTTTTGGTCATGGGAGCAGGACCTATCGGACTTGTTACATTGTTGGCTGCTCGTGCCTTTGAAGCATCTAGAATTGTCGTGGCGGATGTGAATGACCACCGTTTATCTGTTGCAAAGGCTCTTGGTGCACATGAGATCGTCAAAGTTTCCACAAATATCGAGGTACATGCCGTTACATGTTCGGGGTTTGTAAGGTGACATTAaccctttttttaatgagtttatgtaaattattttgaagGAGGTTGCGGAAGAAGTGGCTAAGATAAAAGAAGCTATGGGAACTCGAGTGGATGTAAGCTTTGATTGTGCAGGGTTTAATAAAACCATGGCGACAGCTCTGAGTGCTACTGGTTCCGGTGGCAAAGTTTGCCTTGTGGGAATGGGCCAGAGAGAGTTGACTCTCCCACTCACTTCAGCTACTGCCAGGTATAAATTGATTAATTCATTTGTTCAGTTTGTAAACCTATTTGTATCGTATTTGGTGTCACATCTCTAATAGAGGTATGAGACATGATTCACTTGTGATACGCATTGTTTGTATTATTTATGCTTTCGTGATTTTAATACAGAGAGGTCGATGTGATTGGAATTTTCCGATACAAGAACACATGGCCCTTGTGCCTCGAATTGTTGAGAAGTGGTAAGGTCGATGTGAAGCCCCTGATAACACATCGTTTTGGATTCTCTCAAAAGGAAGTGGAAAAAGCATTTGAAACCAGTGCTGGTGGAGCCAATGCCATTAAGGTCATGTTTAATCTGTAAAATTGGCTCAAGGAAATGGAGCCAATCTTTAGTGAAATTT
Proteins encoded:
- the LOC117636481 gene encoding sorbitol dehydrogenase-like, coding for MGKGGKPDGGDGFGDASRDGVEQENMAAWLLGVNTLKIQPFKLPNLGPCDVLVRLKAVGICGSDVHHFKNMRCADFVVKEPMVIGHECAGIVEEVGSEVKHLVPGDRVAVEPGINCKRCELCKRGRYNLCSEMKFFGSPPTHGCLANQVVHPGDLCFKLPDNVSLEEGAMCEPLSVGVHACRRANVCPETNVLVMGAGPIGLVTLLAARAFEASRIVVADVNDHRLSVAKALGAHEIVKVSTNIEEVAEEVAKIKEAMGTRVDVSFDCAGFNKTMATALSATGSGGKVCLVGMGQRELTLPLTSATAREVDVIGIFRYKNTWPLCLELLRSGKVDVKPLITHRFGFSQKEVEKAFETSAGGANAIKVMFNL